In Colletotrichum destructivum chromosome 8, complete sequence, the following proteins share a genomic window:
- a CDS encoding Putative heterokaryon incompatibility, with translation MQNYIHVMTCQPVPDSGGLSNPPKDIQIGFPKLPDIGSPTHVEILRQWLQDCDENHARCCSDNNPGSYPARTPTRLIDVGPKGWETVRLLETGSSQQVEDPSKPVRFEYIALSHPWGDRALHQHFCTTRDNINDHMNRISDDSLPATFKDAIRIARELNVRYLWIDSLCIVQGEDGDFEDEAQHMETVFSSALCVIAANSATGTSDGFLKQRPDRTVVVVARPSESPFYICEAIDDFQSDVVEGALSKRGWVLQERALARRTIYFTSRQVYWECGEGIRCETLTRMKNSQAAFLGDARFPNVATGSSKGGQIRLYESLYTRYSRLQFSDIRDRPIAIAGLEQRLVRAFNTEGGYGVFERYFGRGLLWRRDPDDLQTALERIDFSPTHRQQQQQQRLRSSLVPSWSWMAYKGSITFMDLPFDAVLWETDDIKSPWYYPPRNGSGRSWLSTSSDGGQSELVGVARDFVELVRDDGRIVYDGGERPRDVALKCVVVGRRKSEVAAESYVLIVAPKSHGKGDAAYERVGVGAIPGSWIVTGQPGLEVRIV, from the exons ATGCAAAACTACATACATGTGATGACTTGCCAACCCGTTCCAGACTCAGGTGGCCTTTCCAATCCGCCCAAAGACATCCAAATCGGGTTCCCCAAGCTGCCCGACATCGGCAGCCCTACACACGTTGAGATCCTTCGCCAATGGCTCCAAGACTGCGATGAGAACCACGCCAGGTGCTGCTCGGACAACAACCCTGGATCGTACCCTGCGAGGACGCCAACCAGACTTATCGACGTCGGCCCAAAGGGGTGGGAGACGGTACGGTTACTCGAGACAGGATCTTCCCAGCAAGTCGAAGATCCTAGTAAGCCCGTCAGATTCGAATACATCGCGCTGTCACACCCATGGGGCGACAGAGCTCTCCACCAACACTTTTGTACCACCCGGGACAACATCAACGACCACATGAACCGGATATCTGATGACAGCCTTCCGGCCACCTTCAAGGACGCCATCAGGATCGCGCGGGAGCTCAACGTTCGCTACCTTTGGATAGACTCCTTGTGTATTGtgcagggcgaggacggcgatttcgaggacgaggcccaGCACATGGAGACGGTCTTCAGCTCTGCCCTTTGCGTCATCGCCGCAAATAGCGCCACTGGAACGTCGGATGGCTTTTTGAAGCAGAGGCCGGACCGGACGGTAGTTGTGGTCGCGAGGCCCTCGGAAAGTCCGTTCTATATCTGCGaagccatcgacgacttccagAGCGACGTGGTGGAGGGCGCGTTGAGCAAAAGGGGCTGGGTCTTGCAAGAGCGAGCCCTCGCGCGGCGGACCATATACTTCACCAGCCGGCAGGTATACTGGGAGTGCGGCGAGGGCATCCGTTGCGAGACACTAACAAGGATGAAAAA CAGCCAGGCGGCGTTCTTAGGCGATGCCAGATTCCCCAACGTGGCCACCGGCTCTTCCAAAGGCGGCCAGATCCGGCTGTACGAGTCGCTGTACACGCGCTACTCGCGGCTGCAGTTCTCCGACATCCGCGACAGGCCCATCGCCATTGCCGGGCTGGAGCAGCGTCTCGTCCGCGCCTTCAACACGGAGGGGGGATACGGTGTCTTCGAGCGCTACTTTGGGCGGGGCCTGCTGTGGCGGCGAGACCCGGACGACCTGCAGACGGCCTTGGAGAGAATCGACTTCTCGCCTACACatcggcagcagcagcagcagcagcggctccgCTCGTCCCTCGTGCCCTCCTGGTCTTGGATGGCGTACAAAGGCTCCATCACCTTCATGGACCTGCCGTTCGATGCCGTGCTCTGGGAGACGGACGACATCAAATCGCCCTGGTACTACCCCCCGCGTAACGGATCGGGCAGGTCTTGGCTTTCCACCAGctccgacggcggccagTCCGAGCTCGTGGGGGTGGCGAGAGACTTTGTTGAACTTGTTCGTGACGACGGGCGTATCGTCTACGACGGAGGCGAGAGGCCGCGGGATGTAGCGCTCAAGTGCGTCGTGGTCGGGAGGCGCAAgtcggaggtggcggccGAGTCCTACGTCCTTATCGTTGCCCCAAAGTCTCATGGCAAAGGTGATGCCGCATACGAGCGAGTGGGTGTCGGGGCTATTCCCGGGAGTTGGATTGTGACGGGTCAACCTGGGCTGGAGGTCCGGATTGTATAG